In Carassius auratus strain Wakin chromosome 46, ASM336829v1, whole genome shotgun sequence, the following proteins share a genomic window:
- the LOC113064099 gene encoding isocitrate dehydrogenase [NAD] subunit beta, mitochondrial-like isoform X2: MMAAALRGRLVTLVKGLSGARFQPLCARSLSLTSSQNVSETPPARADSTFKVTMVPGDGVGPELMTAVKEVFKAADVPVEFEEFHLSEVQNMASEEKLEEVLTSMKNNRVAIKGKIHTPMEYKGELASYEMRLRRKLDLFANVVHVNSLPGYSTRHNNLDLVIIREQTEGEYSSLEHESVSGVVECLKIITREKSRRIAKFAFDYATKKGRSKVTAVHKANIMKLADGLFLQSCAEVAELYPKIKYENIIIDNCCMQLVQNPYQFDVLVMPNLYGNIIDNLAAGLVGGAGVVPGESYSAEYAVFETGARHPFAQAVGRNIANPTAMLLSASNMLRHLNLEYHSNMVSEAVRKVIKQGKVRTSDLGGYASSEEFTRAVISNLAV; encoded by the exons ATGATGGCGGCCGCGTTGAGAGGGAGGCTCGTAACATTGGTCAAG GGTTTGAGTGGTGCCCGGTTTCAGCCGTTATGTGCTCGCTCTCTGAGTTTGACCTCCAGTCAGAATGTTTCGGAGACTCCCCCGGCGCGGGCCGACAGCACCTTTAAGGTCACCATGGTCCCTGGAGATGGAGTTGGACCTGAGCTGATGACCGCTGTCAAAGAGGTTTTCAAG GCAGCTGATGTTCCTGTGGAGTTTGAGGAGTTTCATTTGAGTGAGGTGCAGAACATGGCCAGCGAGGAGAAACTGGAAGAGGTGTTGACCTCTATGAAGAACAACAGAGTCGCCATCAAGG GAAAGATTCACACTCCAATGGAGTACAAGGGTGAACTGGCATCATATGAGATGAGACTGAG GAGAAAGCTGGACCTGTTTGCCAATGTGGTTCATGTGAACAGCCTGCCTGGATATAGCACCCGCCACAATAACCTGGATCTGGTTATCATACGGGAGCAGACAGAGGGAGAATACAGCTCTCTGGAGCATGAG AGTGTTTCAGGAGTGGTTGAGTGCCTGAAGATCATCACCAGGGAGAAATCTCGCCGCATCGCAAAATTTGCATTCGACTATGCCACCAAGAAAGGCCGCAGCAAAGTGACTGCTGTCCACAAAGCAAACATTAT GAAACTCGCGGATGGTCTCTTCCTGCAGAGCTGTGCGGAAGTGGCTGAACTTTACCCCaagattaaatatgaaaacatcatCATTGATAACTGCTGCATGCAG CTGGTCCAGAATCCTTATCAGTTTGATGTGCTAGTGATGCCAAATCTCTACGGCAACATCATTGATAACCTGGCAGCAGGGCTGGTGGGCGGAGCCGGTGTAGTTCCAGGCGAGAGTTACAGTGCCGAATATGCCGTGTTTGAAACG GGAGCCAGACATCCCTTCGCTCAGGCTGTCGGCAGGAATATCGCAAACCCTACTGCTATGCTTCTCTCTGCATCCAACATGTTGAGACACCTCAA TCTTGAGTATCATTCAAACATGGTGTCTGAGGCTGTCAGGAAAGTCATCAAGCAGGGCAAG GTTCGCACCTCAGACCTGGGAGGCTATGCGTCAAGCGAGGAGTTCACCAGGGCTGTCATCTCTAATCTGGCTGTCTAA
- the LOC113064099 gene encoding isocitrate dehydrogenase [NAD] subunit beta, mitochondrial-like isoform X1 has protein sequence MMAAALRGRLVTLVKGLSGARFQPLCARSLSLTSSQNVSETPPARADSTFKVTMVPGDGVGPELMTAVKEVFKAADVPVEFEEFHLSEVQNMASEEKLEEVLTSMKNNRVAIKGKIHTPMEYKGELASYEMRLRRKLDLFANVVHVNSLPGYSTRHNNLDLVIIREQTEGEYSSLEHESVSGVVECLKIITREKSRRIAKFAFDYATKKGRSKVTAVHKANIMKLADGLFLQSCAEVAELYPKIKYENIIIDNCCMQLVQNPYQFDVLVMPNLYGNIIDNLAAGLVGGAGVVPGESYSAEYAVFETGARHPFAQAVGRNIANPTAMLLSASNMLRHLNLEYHSNMVSEAVRKVIKQGKVRTRDLGGYSTTGDFVRAVVANLRHRTV, from the exons ATGATGGCGGCCGCGTTGAGAGGGAGGCTCGTAACATTGGTCAAG GGTTTGAGTGGTGCCCGGTTTCAGCCGTTATGTGCTCGCTCTCTGAGTTTGACCTCCAGTCAGAATGTTTCGGAGACTCCCCCGGCGCGGGCCGACAGCACCTTTAAGGTCACCATGGTCCCTGGAGATGGAGTTGGACCTGAGCTGATGACCGCTGTCAAAGAGGTTTTCAAG GCAGCTGATGTTCCTGTGGAGTTTGAGGAGTTTCATTTGAGTGAGGTGCAGAACATGGCCAGCGAGGAGAAACTGGAAGAGGTGTTGACCTCTATGAAGAACAACAGAGTCGCCATCAAGG GAAAGATTCACACTCCAATGGAGTACAAGGGTGAACTGGCATCATATGAGATGAGACTGAG GAGAAAGCTGGACCTGTTTGCCAATGTGGTTCATGTGAACAGCCTGCCTGGATATAGCACCCGCCACAATAACCTGGATCTGGTTATCATACGGGAGCAGACAGAGGGAGAATACAGCTCTCTGGAGCATGAG AGTGTTTCAGGAGTGGTTGAGTGCCTGAAGATCATCACCAGGGAGAAATCTCGCCGCATCGCAAAATTTGCATTCGACTATGCCACCAAGAAAGGCCGCAGCAAAGTGACTGCTGTCCACAAAGCAAACATTAT GAAACTCGCGGATGGTCTCTTCCTGCAGAGCTGTGCGGAAGTGGCTGAACTTTACCCCaagattaaatatgaaaacatcatCATTGATAACTGCTGCATGCAG CTGGTCCAGAATCCTTATCAGTTTGATGTGCTAGTGATGCCAAATCTCTACGGCAACATCATTGATAACCTGGCAGCAGGGCTGGTGGGCGGAGCCGGTGTAGTTCCAGGCGAGAGTTACAGTGCCGAATATGCCGTGTTTGAAACG GGAGCCAGACATCCCTTCGCTCAGGCTGTCGGCAGGAATATCGCAAACCCTACTGCTATGCTTCTCTCTGCATCCAACATGTTGAGACACCTCAA TCTTGAGTATCATTCAAACATGGTGTCTGAGGCTGTCAGGAAAGTCATCAAGCAGGGCAAG GTGAGGACTCGAGACCTCGGGGGTTACAGCACCACTGGTGACTTTGTCCGTGCGGTTGTGGCCAACCTGCGCCATCGGACTGTTTGA
- the LOC113064100 gene encoding glutathione S-transferase theta-3-like, translating into MVRTCEAQTRLSKLFQKMSLEMYLDLFSQPCRSVYIFAKKNDIQFDYKKISLFEGYQYSEEYGKINLLRKAPAIKDGDFCLAESVAIMLYLAEKFHTPDHWYPADLQKRARVNEYLSWQHSAIRIHGSKMLWFKLLIPKALGVEIPKEKIDNAVEDLNASLNLFEEKFLQDRPFIVGDQISLADLVAIVEIMQPVGAGMDVFENRPNLKAWKDRVRAEIGVELFDEAHQAILCAQESVKTMDPKRMEHFKPIILRYFLS; encoded by the exons atggtcaggACGTGTGAGGCACAGACACGGTTATCGAAGTTGTTTCAGAAAATGTCTTTGGAAATGTACTTGGATTTGTTTTCGCAGCCATGTCGCTCTGTTTACATATTTGCCAAGAAAAACGACATCCAGTTCGATTACAAAAAGATTTCGCTTTTTGAAG GttatcaatatagtgaagagtaTGGGAAAATCAACCTGCTAAGAAAAGCACCAGCAATCAAAGATGGAGACTTTTGCTTGGCTGAAAG TGTTGCGATTATGCTCTACCTGGCTGAGAAGTTCCACACTCCAGACCACTGGTACCCAGCTGACTTGCAGAAGCGTGCTAGAGTAAATGAATATCTATCATGGCAACACTCTGCCATACGGATACATGGATCCAAGATGCTCTGGTTCAAG CTCTTGATTCCAAAAGCTTTAGGAGTTGAGATCCCTAAGGAAAAGATAGACAATGCAGTAGAGGATCTTAATGCATCACTGAACCTTTTTGAGGAGAAGTTTCTGCAAGACAGACCATTCATTGTTGGGGATCAGATTTCATTGGCCGACCTGGTTGCTATTGTGGAAATCATGCAG CCTGTAGGTGCTGGTATGGATGTATTTGAGAACAGACCCAATCTCAAGGCATGGAAGGACAGAGTCAGAGCAGAAATTGGGGTTGAGCTGTTTGATGAGGCCCACCAGGCAATCCTCTGTGCCCAGGAGTCAGTGAAAACCATGGACCCTAAAAGGATGGAGCACTTTAAACCCATAATTTTGAGATATTTCCTCTCATAA
- the LOC113064102 gene encoding D-dopachrome decarboxylase-A-like: MPFINVETNLPASKFPEDLLKRLCTTLAAALGKPEDRMNLVVKTDLPMMIAGSCSPCLLMSLSAIGVTDTAEKNKEHSAKIFQFLKGELGLGDDRILILFYPLEPQQIGKKGTVMSFL; the protein is encoded by the exons ATGCCGTTCATTAATGTAGAAACCAATTTACCTGCAAGCAAGTTTCCAGAAGATTTACTGAAAAGACTATGTACAACACTGGCTGCAGCTTTGGGGAAACCGGAAGAC AGGATGAATCTGGTGGTGAAGACCGACCTGCCGATGATGATCGCGGGGTCTTGCTCCCCGTGTTTGTTGATGTCCTTGTCCGCCATCGGAGTGACTGATACTGCGGAGAAAAACAAGGAGCACAGCGCTAAAATCTTCCAGTTTCTGAAGGGAGAGCTTGGCCTTGGAGATGACcg TATTTTGATACTGTTCTACCCTCTGGAGCCACAGCAGATTGGAAAAAAAGGAACAGTGATGAGCTTCTTATGA
- the LOC113064101 gene encoding coiled-coil-helix-coiled-coil-helix domain-containing protein 10, mitochondrial-like has product MARGSRSRPSPAPASAPAPSYSPAPAPPPPPMAVAPASAQPKQPGLMAQMATTAAGVAVGSAVGHVMGSAITGAFSGGSSSSSSEAPKPAPTYQEPSRLPPSQSGPCLFEVRQFLDCATTQADLSLCEGFNEALKQCKLSHGVTSLV; this is encoded by the exons ATGGCAAGAGGAAGTCGCAGTCGTCCTTCACCAGCACCAGCAAG tgcTCCTGCCCCATCTTATTCTCCAGCCCCTGCACCACCACCTCCTCCGATGGCAGTGGCCCCTGCCTCGGCCCAGCCCAAGCAGCCAGGTCTCATGGCCCAGATGGCCACCACAGCTGCCGGAGTGGCAGTGGGTTCGGCTGTAGGACACGTGATGGGCAGTGCCATCACAGGTGCTTTCAGTggaggcagcagcagcagcagctcagaGGCACCAAAACCAGCACCCACATACCAG GAGCCCTCACGACTTCCACCCTCTCAGTCTGGCCCATGTCTGTTTGAGGTGAGGCAGTTTCTGGACTGTGCAACGACTCAGGCTGATCTGAGCTTGTGCGAAGGCTTCAATGAAGCTCTTAAGCAGTGCAAACTCTCACATG GTGTAACATCTCTGGTTTAA